The following coding sequences are from one Longimicrobiaceae bacterium window:
- the lptC gene encoding LPS export ABC transporter periplasmic protein LptC — MPRIHRTVVLAGLVLAAACRQETTVPTQQDRLAELNVDQVIYGLQHVVTNQGVRKAVMSGDTAYFRDADSSVDLKGVKLDFFNETTGATAGTLTSRTGKYDMRTGAMTATGNAVLTLQGPEGTRTISSEELHYDVQGNRIWSDKPTVMREGAREVRGTSFESDAKFQSVRVHRAEVSGPAPGGGEVRF, encoded by the coding sequence ATGCCGCGAATCCACCGAACCGTCGTCCTCGCGGGGCTCGTCCTCGCCGCCGCCTGTCGGCAGGAGACTACCGTCCCCACGCAGCAGGACCGGCTGGCGGAGCTGAACGTGGACCAGGTCATCTACGGGCTGCAGCACGTGGTGACCAACCAGGGCGTCCGTAAGGCGGTGATGAGCGGCGACACCGCGTACTTCCGCGACGCCGACTCCAGCGTGGACCTCAAGGGCGTGAAGCTGGACTTCTTCAACGAGACGACCGGCGCCACCGCGGGGACGCTCACCTCCCGCACCGGGAAGTACGACATGCGCACCGGGGCGATGACCGCCACCGGCAACGCGGTGCTCACGCTGCAGGGGCCGGAGGGGACGCGCACCATCAGCTCGGAGGAGCTGCACTACGACGTCCAGGGGAACCGCATCTGGAGCGACAAGCCCACCGTGATGCGCGAGGGGGCCCGCGAGGTGCGGGGGACCAGCTTCGAGTCGGACGCCAAGTTCCAGAGCGTCAGGGTCCATCGGGCGGAGGTCTCGGGCCCCGCGCCCGGCGGCGGCGAGGTCCGCTTCTGA
- a CDS encoding CTP synthase — MIDPNSVPTKYIFVTGGVVSSLGKGIAAASIGRLLVERGLRVTIQKFDPYINVDPGTLSPFQHGEVFVTEDGAETDLDLGHYERFVGESLTQANSITTGRIYQDVINKERRGEYLGATVQVIPHITDAIKGAVRRLAPNHDVVITEIGGTVGDIESLPFLEAIRQYRQEVGREHTLFVHLTLLPYIAAAGEVKTKPTQHSVRELMEIGIQPDVLLCRSERSVDPEVRRKIALFCNVDVAAVIEARDVDTIYEVPLEYARQRLDDLVCQKLGLETRRPDLAEWKSLVQRIKEPGNGTVRIAVVGKYVALVDSYKSVQEALIHGGIANDVGVEIDWLSSEDFENGQSAEKLTDYHGLLIPGGFGVRGVEGMLSAIRWARENGLPFFGVCLGLQTAVIEFSRSVCGISGAHSTEWDRETTDPVICLMNSQREVTDMGGTQRLGAMTARLKPGSRAAEIYGSQEISERHRHRYEVNNAYRDVLAEQGMRVSGVSPDGNLVEMVELPEHPWFVATQAHPELKSRPDRPHPLFASFVAAAVRRREGEAAPMFREDHAPVAEAAR; from the coding sequence ATGATCGATCCGAACAGCGTTCCGACCAAGTACATCTTCGTCACCGGCGGCGTCGTCTCCTCCCTGGGAAAGGGGATCGCCGCGGCCTCGATCGGTCGGCTGCTCGTGGAGCGCGGGCTCCGGGTGACGATCCAGAAGTTCGACCCATACATCAACGTCGACCCGGGCACACTCTCGCCCTTCCAGCACGGCGAGGTGTTCGTCACCGAGGACGGGGCCGAGACCGACCTGGACCTGGGGCACTACGAGCGGTTCGTGGGGGAGAGCCTGACGCAGGCCAACTCCATCACCACGGGGCGCATCTACCAGGACGTGATCAACAAGGAGCGCCGGGGCGAGTACCTGGGCGCCACGGTGCAGGTGATCCCGCACATCACCGACGCCATCAAGGGGGCCGTCCGCCGGCTGGCCCCGAACCACGACGTGGTCATCACCGAGATCGGCGGGACGGTGGGCGACATCGAGTCGCTCCCCTTCCTGGAGGCCATCCGGCAGTACCGGCAGGAGGTGGGGCGGGAGCACACGCTCTTCGTCCACCTGACCCTGCTCCCGTACATCGCCGCGGCGGGCGAGGTGAAGACCAAGCCCACGCAGCACTCCGTTCGCGAGCTGATGGAGATCGGGATCCAGCCCGACGTCCTCCTCTGCCGGAGCGAGCGCAGCGTCGACCCGGAGGTCCGGCGCAAGATCGCCCTCTTCTGCAACGTGGACGTGGCGGCGGTCATCGAGGCCAGGGACGTCGACACCATCTACGAGGTGCCGCTGGAGTACGCCCGCCAGCGCCTGGACGACCTGGTCTGCCAGAAGCTGGGGCTGGAGACGCGCCGCCCCGACCTCGCCGAGTGGAAGTCGCTCGTCCAGCGGATCAAGGAGCCGGGGAACGGCACCGTCCGGATCGCGGTGGTCGGCAAGTACGTGGCGCTGGTGGACTCGTACAAGTCGGTGCAGGAGGCGCTGATCCACGGCGGGATCGCTAACGACGTGGGGGTCGAGATCGACTGGCTCTCCTCCGAGGACTTCGAGAACGGCCAGAGCGCGGAGAAGCTCACCGACTACCACGGGCTCCTGATCCCCGGCGGCTTCGGGGTGCGCGGGGTGGAGGGGATGCTCTCCGCCATCCGCTGGGCGCGTGAGAACGGCCTCCCCTTCTTCGGCGTCTGCCTGGGGCTGCAGACGGCGGTGATCGAGTTCTCGCGCTCCGTCTGCGGGATCTCCGGCGCGCACTCCACCGAGTGGGACCGCGAGACCACGGATCCCGTGATCTGCCTGATGAACTCGCAGCGCGAGGTCACGGACATGGGCGGCACGCAGCGGCTGGGCGCCATGACGGCGCGGCTGAAGCCGGGCTCCCGCGCGGCGGAGATCTACGGCTCGCAGGAGATCAGCGAGCGCCACCGCCACCGCTACGAGGTCAACAACGCCTACCGCGACGTGCTGGCGGAGCAGGGGATGCGCGTCAGCGGCGTGTCGCCGGACGGCAACCTGGTGGAGATGGTGGAGCTCCCGGAGCACCCCTGGTTCGTCGCCACGCAGGCGCACCCGGAGCTGAAGTCCCGCCCGGACCGCCCGCACCCGCTCTTCGCCTCCTTCGTCGCCGCGGCGGTCCGCCGGCGCGAGGGCGAGGCCGCGCCCATGTTCCGGGAGGACCACGCCCCGGTGGCGGAGGCCGCGCGGTGA
- the kdsB gene encoding 3-deoxy-manno-octulosonate cytidylyltransferase — protein MSLPVLGIIPARIGSSRLPRKPLHPLAGRPLIEWVWRGAVAMDLLDEVVVATDSEEVAAVVRAFGGKAEMTAEDHPSGTDRVAEVARRPEYGAFPVVVNVQGDEPFLRRDQVEAALGCVRDGGWEIGTVAVPISTVEEWREPSVVKVVRGADGGALLFSRAPVPFRRDGDPDPAELASGPYLRHLGIYAYRRDALLRWVALPEGELERIERLEQLRPLAAGMRIGVGIAAAGEGGIDTPTDAERAGRVLAGAV, from the coding sequence ATGAGCCTCCCCGTTCTCGGGATCATTCCCGCCCGGATCGGCTCCTCCCGCCTCCCCCGAAAACCGCTCCACCCCCTCGCCGGACGGCCGCTCATCGAGTGGGTCTGGCGCGGCGCCGTCGCGATGGACCTGCTGGACGAGGTGGTGGTCGCCACCGACAGCGAGGAGGTCGCGGCCGTAGTGCGTGCGTTCGGCGGAAAGGCGGAGATGACGGCGGAGGACCACCCCTCCGGGACGGACCGGGTGGCCGAGGTGGCGCGCCGCCCGGAGTACGGCGCCTTCCCGGTGGTGGTGAACGTCCAGGGCGACGAGCCCTTCCTGCGGCGCGACCAGGTGGAGGCGGCGCTGGGGTGCGTCCGGGACGGCGGGTGGGAGATCGGCACCGTGGCGGTCCCGATCTCGACGGTGGAGGAGTGGCGCGAGCCGTCGGTCGTGAAGGTGGTCCGGGGCGCGGACGGAGGGGCTCTCCTCTTCTCCCGGGCCCCGGTCCCGTTCCGGCGCGACGGCGACCCGGACCCCGCGGAGCTGGCGAGCGGGCCGTACCTGCGCCACCTGGGCATCTACGCCTACCGGCGCGACGCGCTGCTGCGCTGGGTGGCCCTCCCCGAGGGGGAGCTGGAGCGAATCGAGCGGCTGGAGCAGCTCCGGCCGCTCGCCGCGGGGATGCGGATCGGGGTGGGGATCGCGGCGGCGGGCGAGGGGGGGATCGACACGCCCACCGACGCCGAGCGCGCCGGGCGCGTCCTGGCCGGTGCAGTCTGA
- a CDS encoding KpsF/GutQ family sugar-phosphate isomerase — MSATAAEPSLRSGALSVAETLERARRVIRMEADAVAALEARIDDIFAAVVEAILESPGRVIVSGIGKSGIVGRKIAATLTSTGTQAVFLHPVEAMHGDLGIVGSGDVAILLSKSGESEELHGLLEYLGRSGVRVVAMTGRAGSSLARHADWVLDCSVAEEACPHDLAPTCSTTAALAMGDALAVALLLRRGFGRDDFARLHPGGSLGRRLLVRVRDVMLTDALPLLPPTATMRECTVLLAEKRGTVAVVDGERTLLGVVTSGDLTRLIEREEHFFGTVVSDVMTTDPKTAEPDALAAAAAGVMERHGVMALPVVGEDRRVLGMVHLHDLMRAGAV, encoded by the coding sequence GTGAGCGCCACCGCGGCGGAACCGTCGCTGCGGTCGGGCGCCCTCTCCGTCGCCGAGACGCTGGAGCGCGCCCGGCGCGTGATCCGCATGGAGGCCGACGCGGTCGCCGCGCTGGAGGCGCGCATCGACGACATCTTCGCGGCGGTGGTGGAGGCGATCCTGGAGTCGCCGGGGCGCGTGATCGTGTCCGGGATCGGCAAGTCCGGGATCGTGGGGCGCAAGATCGCGGCGACCCTCACCTCCACGGGAACGCAGGCCGTCTTCCTCCACCCGGTCGAAGCGATGCACGGTGACCTGGGGATCGTCGGGAGCGGCGACGTCGCCATCCTCCTCTCCAAGAGCGGGGAGTCGGAGGAGCTGCACGGGCTCCTGGAGTACCTGGGGCGGAGCGGCGTCCGCGTGGTCGCCATGACCGGGCGCGCGGGCTCGTCGCTGGCCCGGCACGCGGACTGGGTGCTGGACTGCTCGGTGGCCGAGGAGGCGTGCCCGCACGACCTGGCGCCCACCTGCTCCACGACCGCCGCGCTGGCGATGGGGGACGCGCTCGCCGTCGCCCTGCTCCTGCGCCGGGGCTTCGGGCGGGACGACTTCGCCCGTCTGCACCCCGGCGGCTCGCTGGGCCGGCGGCTCCTGGTGCGGGTGCGCGACGTGATGCTCACGGACGCCCTCCCGCTCCTTCCGCCCACCGCGACCATGCGGGAGTGCACCGTGCTCCTGGCCGAGAAGCGCGGGACCGTGGCAGTGGTGGACGGAGAGCGCACCCTGCTGGGCGTCGTGACCTCCGGCGACCTCACGCGGCTGATCGAGCGCGAGGAACACTTTTTTGGTACCGTCGTATCTGATGTCATGACAACGGATCCCAAGACCGCCGAGCCCGACGCGCTCGCCGCCGCCGCCGCGGGGGTGATGGAGCGCCACGGCGTCATGGCCCTCCCCGTGGTGGGGGAGGACCGGCGCGTCCTGGGAATGGTGCACCTCCACGACCTGATGCGGGCCGGGGCCGTCTGA
- a CDS encoding OstA-like protein, with amino-acid sequence MKRLLLLPLVLLCALPAGADAQAGECVLRENRYVDRQDLGGFSFVAVAGPLRVECSGGTTLRADSAAVYEASNEVQLFGNVDYRDPTRTLTSSYATYSSATGRLYATGNVVFTDLTRGSTLRGPELEYFRVMPGRPQAQVIAGQRPHLTVVPSSGESREPLEIDGDRITTVGENFFSASGNVVIHRSDLDATAAEATHDATAGTLNLRGNARIRGERFDLSGQTVDATLPKNRLERVVARRDAELASEKLRVDGPEIQLYFADDLLQRMVTRRLGGVRTAADTAVGGRADRPLVAATGGLVLEADSVEAVLPGQVLERVTAIGRAHGETVDTAGRPPAATGPRA; translated from the coding sequence ATGAAGCGCCTCCTTCTCCTCCCGCTCGTTCTCCTGTGCGCCCTGCCCGCGGGTGCGGATGCGCAGGCCGGCGAGTGCGTGCTGCGCGAGAACCGCTACGTGGACCGCCAGGATCTGGGTGGGTTCTCGTTCGTGGCCGTCGCGGGACCGCTCCGGGTGGAGTGCTCCGGGGGAACCACGCTTCGCGCGGACAGCGCCGCGGTGTACGAGGCGTCCAACGAGGTCCAGCTCTTCGGGAACGTGGACTACCGTGATCCCACGCGCACGCTGACGTCGAGCTACGCCACCTACTCGTCGGCGACCGGGCGGCTGTACGCCACCGGCAACGTGGTCTTCACGGATCTCACGCGTGGCTCCACGCTCCGCGGCCCGGAGCTGGAGTACTTCCGGGTTATGCCGGGGCGGCCGCAGGCGCAGGTGATCGCCGGGCAGCGCCCGCACCTGACGGTGGTCCCCAGCAGCGGGGAGAGCCGCGAGCCGCTGGAGATCGACGGAGACCGGATCACCACCGTGGGCGAGAACTTCTTCTCCGCCTCCGGGAACGTGGTCATCCACCGGAGCGACCTGGACGCCACCGCCGCCGAGGCCACGCACGACGCCACGGCGGGGACGCTCAACCTCCGCGGCAACGCCCGGATCCGGGGCGAGCGCTTCGACCTTTCGGGGCAGACGGTGGACGCCACCCTCCCGAAGAACCGCCTGGAGCGCGTGGTCGCCCGGCGCGACGCGGAACTGGCCAGCGAGAAGCTGCGGGTGGACGGGCCGGAGATCCAGCTCTACTTCGCCGACGACCTGCTGCAGCGCATGGTGACGCGCCGGCTCGGGGGCGTGCGCACCGCGGCGGACACCGCCGTCGGCGGACGCGCAGACCGCCCGCTGGTAGCCGCCACCGGCGGGCTCGTCCTGGAGGCCGACTCCGTGGAAGCGGTGCTCCCGGGCCAGGTGCTGGAGCGGGTGACCGCCATCGGCCGGGCGCACGGGGAGACCGTGGACACCGCGGGCAGGCCGCCCGCCGCCACCGGGCCGCGGGCC
- a CDS encoding HAD family hydrolase: MAEAARRIPEELARRIRLVVLDVDGVMTDGGIYLGALDSGERVEMKRFEIQDGLGIRLLQEAGITCAIVTGRESHAVRLRAEELGIVECHQDPTAAKLRIVRDLLERLSVAWEEAAFLGDDLPDLAILRRVGLPAAVGNATPEARASAAWQGERSGGHGAVREFAEALLTARGEWAERVEAYVRDREAGL, from the coding sequence GTGGCTGAGGCGGCGCGGCGGATCCCGGAGGAGCTTGCCCGCCGGATCCGGCTGGTGGTGCTGGACGTGGACGGGGTGATGACGGACGGCGGCATCTACCTGGGGGCGCTCGACTCCGGCGAGCGGGTGGAGATGAAGCGCTTCGAGATCCAGGACGGGCTGGGGATCAGGCTGTTGCAGGAGGCGGGGATCACCTGCGCCATCGTGACCGGGCGCGAGTCGCACGCGGTGCGGCTCCGCGCGGAGGAGCTGGGGATCGTGGAGTGCCACCAGGACCCCACCGCCGCCAAGCTCCGCATCGTGCGGGATCTCCTGGAGCGGCTGAGCGTCGCCTGGGAGGAGGCCGCGTTCCTGGGGGACGACCTCCCGGACCTCGCCATCCTCCGGCGCGTGGGGCTCCCGGCCGCGGTGGGGAACGCCACCCCCGAGGCGCGGGCGAGCGCCGCCTGGCAGGGGGAGCGCAGCGGCGGGCACGGCGCCGTGCGCGAGTTCGCGGAGGCGCTGCTGACGGCCCGCGGCGAGTGGGCGGAGCGGGTGGAGGCGTACGTGCGCGACCGGGAGGCGGGACTGTGA
- a CDS encoding aminodeoxychorismate/anthranilate synthase component II — MILVIDNYDSFTWNLVQYLGELGTDPVVRRNDELSVEEIEALAPERIVISPGPCTPNEAGVSVDVIRRLGPTTPILGVCLGHQSIGAAYGGEVVRAKRVMHGKTSPIRHAGEGIFRGLPSPLQVARYHSLVIEPSTLPAELEVLATTDEPGHEDEIQAVRHREHPVCGVQFHPESVASEHGHALLRNFLDQ; from the coding sequence GTGATCCTGGTTATCGATAACTACGACAGCTTCACCTGGAATCTGGTGCAGTACCTCGGGGAGCTGGGAACGGATCCCGTGGTCCGGCGCAACGACGAGCTCTCGGTCGAGGAGATCGAGGCGCTGGCGCCGGAGCGCATCGTCATCTCCCCCGGACCGTGCACGCCGAATGAGGCCGGCGTCTCGGTGGACGTGATCCGGCGGCTGGGTCCCACCACGCCCATCCTCGGCGTCTGCCTGGGGCACCAGTCCATCGGCGCGGCGTACGGCGGCGAGGTCGTGCGCGCGAAGCGGGTGATGCACGGGAAGACGTCACCCATCCGCCACGCGGGGGAGGGGATCTTCCGCGGCCTCCCGTCGCCGCTGCAGGTGGCCCGGTACCACTCGCTGGTGATCGAGCCCTCCACCCTGCCGGCGGAGCTGGAGGTCCTCGCCACCACCGACGAGCCGGGACACGAGGACGAGATCCAGGCGGTGCGGCACCGGGAGCACCCCGTCTGTGGGGTGCAGTTCCACCCGGAGTCGGTCGCCAGCGAGCACGGGCACGCCCTTCTCCGCAACTTCCTGGATCAATGA
- a CDS encoding polymer-forming cytoskeletal protein, producing MTAPRPGLLLALLVCALATVPPLRAQEVRLEGMADSRAVRLVREILAAENYLRLDRDTVLSADFRTAGDLLVVDADVRLEGTVQGSVAVLGGALYVRPGATVIGPIVNLGGEVYPSGLAEIGEIVGAEPDLRVAVELDGAGARVRVTPPPGQRPRLAWPGFFGVRIPTYDRVNGLNLSAGPSFLVTGDPQGPRLDAWLTYYTARSDFGGGVAARTPIRPGVRLEARAERAVFTNEAWARGDLSNTLGSLLLGNDYRDYWESDRLSVTLERFHEEPLAEGELVLEPRISVMAMRDRSLRNRNPWSLLGDLDRANLPVLETEWASALAGTGFRWVGRTAAFTGDAALERAIPGVSDGVDFTQWTADGLWTMQALWRHTLGVRFHALGTLGGEAAPPQRWSFVGGSPTLTTLEVAELRGDNLVFVESTYGIPLPPRLALPVLGPPTFRLTHAVGSAWVTGEPVPAWEQNLGAGLFFSVARVEFYINPAADGLDPEFTFGVVLPSF from the coding sequence ATGACCGCTCCGCGGCCCGGCCTCCTCCTCGCCCTGCTCGTCTGCGCACTCGCCACCGTGCCCCCGCTCCGCGCGCAGGAGGTGCGGCTGGAGGGGATGGCGGACAGCCGCGCCGTCCGCCTGGTCCGTGAGATCCTGGCGGCGGAGAACTACCTGCGCCTGGACCGCGACACCGTGCTTTCCGCGGACTTCCGCACGGCGGGCGACCTGCTGGTGGTGGACGCGGACGTGCGGCTGGAGGGCACGGTGCAGGGGAGCGTGGCGGTGCTCGGGGGGGCACTCTACGTCCGGCCGGGAGCGACGGTCATCGGACCCATCGTCAACCTGGGCGGTGAGGTGTATCCCTCCGGGCTCGCCGAGATAGGGGAGATCGTCGGGGCGGAGCCCGACCTGCGGGTCGCGGTGGAGCTCGACGGCGCGGGCGCGCGGGTCCGCGTCACGCCCCCGCCGGGACAGCGCCCGCGGCTCGCCTGGCCTGGATTCTTCGGGGTGCGGATCCCCACGTACGACCGGGTGAACGGCCTGAACCTTTCCGCCGGGCCCTCGTTCCTGGTCACCGGCGACCCGCAGGGGCCGCGGCTGGACGCGTGGCTCACGTACTACACCGCCCGGAGCGACTTCGGCGGCGGGGTGGCGGCCCGGACGCCGATCAGACCCGGGGTCCGGCTGGAGGCGCGCGCCGAGCGGGCGGTATTCACCAACGAGGCGTGGGCGCGCGGCGACCTGTCCAACACGCTCGGCTCGCTCCTGCTGGGCAACGACTACCGTGACTACTGGGAGTCCGACCGCCTCTCGGTCACGCTGGAGCGCTTCCACGAGGAGCCGCTGGCCGAGGGGGAGCTTGTGCTGGAGCCGCGGATCTCCGTGATGGCTATGCGCGACCGGTCGCTCCGCAACCGGAACCCGTGGTCGCTGCTCGGCGACCTCGACCGGGCGAACCTCCCGGTGCTGGAGACGGAGTGGGCCTCCGCGCTGGCCGGCACCGGCTTCCGCTGGGTGGGCCGCACCGCCGCCTTCACCGGCGACGCGGCCCTGGAGCGGGCGATCCCGGGCGTTTCGGACGGGGTGGACTTCACGCAGTGGACCGCCGACGGGCTCTGGACGATGCAGGCGCTGTGGCGGCACACGCTCGGCGTCCGCTTCCACGCCCTGGGCACCCTCGGCGGCGAGGCGGCGCCCCCGCAACGCTGGAGCTTCGTCGGCGGCTCTCCCACGCTCACCACCCTGGAGGTGGCGGAGCTCCGCGGCGACAACCTGGTCTTCGTGGAATCCACCTACGGGATCCCGCTCCCCCCGCGCCTGGCGCTCCCCGTGCTCGGCCCCCCCACCTTCCGCCTCACGCATGCCGTGGGCTCCGCCTGGGTCACCGGGGAGCCGGTGCCCGCGTGGGAGCAGAACCTTGGCGCGGGCCTGTTCTTCTCCGTCGCGAGGGTCGAGTTCTACATCAACCCCGCGGCGGACGGCCTGGACCCGGAGTTCACCTTCGGAGTCGTCCTCCCGTCGTTCTGA
- the kdsA gene encoding 3-deoxy-8-phosphooctulonate synthase, with product MSGAVSGTGAMAASAVAELFRVGGPFFLIAGPCVLEDERLNLEVGEALARLGDDLGLPVLFKASFDKANRSSAGSPRGPGMEEGLERLAKVGRATGLPLLTDVHEPAQCAAVAEVADVLQVPAFLCRQTDLLVAAGATGRPVNVKKGQWMGPQEMRGAAAKLRSAGAAGVAVTERGTFFGYGNLVVDMRSFPQMREACDAPTVFDGTHSVQRPGEGPGVSGGEPRFIPGLVRAAVAAGADALFLETHPEPSRAPSDATNMLPLGGLRALVEEVLAIRAAIGAGERTGG from the coding sequence GTGAGCGGAGCCGTGTCGGGGACCGGCGCCATGGCGGCGTCGGCGGTGGCGGAGCTGTTCCGCGTGGGCGGCCCCTTCTTCCTGATCGCGGGGCCGTGCGTGCTGGAGGACGAGCGGCTCAACCTGGAGGTGGGGGAGGCGCTCGCTCGCCTCGGGGACGACCTGGGGTTGCCGGTGCTCTTCAAGGCCTCGTTCGACAAGGCGAACCGCTCCTCCGCCGGGTCCCCGCGCGGGCCGGGGATGGAGGAGGGGCTGGAGCGGCTGGCGAAGGTGGGGCGGGCCACCGGGCTCCCGCTCCTTACCGACGTGCACGAGCCGGCGCAGTGCGCCGCGGTGGCCGAGGTGGCGGACGTGCTCCAGGTTCCCGCCTTCCTCTGCCGGCAGACCGACCTGCTCGTGGCGGCCGGCGCCACGGGACGGCCGGTGAACGTCAAGAAGGGGCAGTGGATGGGGCCGCAGGAGATGCGCGGCGCCGCGGCCAAGCTGCGCTCTGCGGGCGCGGCCGGCGTGGCGGTGACGGAGCGCGGCACCTTCTTCGGCTACGGCAACCTGGTGGTGGACATGCGCTCCTTCCCGCAGATGCGGGAGGCGTGCGACGCCCCCACCGTGTTCGACGGGACCCACTCGGTGCAGCGCCCCGGCGAGGGCCCGGGGGTGAGCGGCGGGGAGCCGCGCTTCATCCCGGGCCTGGTGCGCGCGGCCGTGGCGGCCGGCGCCGACGCGCTCTTCCTGGAGACGCACCCGGAGCCGTCGCGCGCGCCCTCGGACGCCACCAACATGCTCCCGCTGGGAGGCCTGCGCGCGCTGGTGGAGGAGGTCCTGGCGATCCGCGCGGCGATCGGGGCGGGGGAGCGGACCGGTGGCTGA
- a CDS encoding nucleotidyltransferase domain-containing protein — protein sequence MNIEVPADRIEAFCRKWQIREFALFGSVLRDDFRPDSDVDVLVTFDEDAQYSLFDLGEMNMELEAMFGRRVDLVQKELIENPFRRHHILANHRVVYAV from the coding sequence ATGAACATCGAAGTTCCAGCCGACCGGATCGAGGCTTTCTGCCGGAAGTGGCAGATCCGCGAGTTCGCCCTGTTCGGGTCCGTGCTCCGCGACGACTTCCGCCCGGACAGCGACGTCGACGTGCTCGTCACCTTCGACGAGGACGCACAGTACTCCCTGTTCGATCTCGGCGAGATGAACATGGAACTGGAAGCCATGTTCGGCCGCCGGGTGGATCTCGTCCAGAAGGAGCTGATCGAAAACCCATTCCGCCGCCACCACATCCTTGCTAACCACAGAGTCGTCTATGCGGTCTGA
- a CDS encoding DedA family protein, protein MGSLLDWLLQRMLAFPEQVIYLVVGTFALVENVFPPVPADVVALFGGFLAGHGAANAWGVFLVVWISNVAGALFVYWVGRAYGARFFATHWGGYLLRPHQVRKLDAFYRQRGTVVIFVSRFLPMFRAVVPAFAGMSRIGWVRAALPIAIASALWYGLVVYLGATAGRNWDAIRQGLESAGRWVYVVALLLLAVVARWWWKSRHDAGGEAAGEWEEAP, encoded by the coding sequence GTGGGTAGCCTTCTCGACTGGCTGCTCCAGCGGATGCTGGCGTTCCCGGAGCAGGTCATCTACCTCGTCGTGGGTACCTTCGCGCTGGTCGAGAACGTCTTCCCGCCCGTCCCGGCCGACGTGGTCGCCCTGTTCGGCGGCTTCCTGGCGGGGCACGGCGCGGCGAACGCCTGGGGCGTGTTCCTGGTGGTCTGGATCTCCAACGTGGCGGGCGCGCTCTTCGTGTACTGGGTGGGCCGGGCGTACGGCGCCCGGTTCTTCGCCACCCACTGGGGCGGGTACCTCCTGCGGCCGCACCAGGTCCGGAAGCTCGACGCCTTCTACCGGCAGCGGGGAACGGTGGTGATCTTCGTGAGCCGCTTCCTCCCCATGTTCCGCGCAGTGGTCCCCGCCTTCGCGGGGATGAGCCGCATCGGGTGGGTCCGCGCCGCGCTTCCCATCGCCATCGCGTCCGCGCTCTGGTACGGGCTCGTGGTCTACCTGGGCGCAACCGCGGGCCGGAACTGGGATGCGATCCGCCAGGGGCTGGAGTCCGCGGGGCGCTGGGTCTACGTCGTGGCGCTGCTGCTCCTGGCCGTCGTCGCCCGATGGTGGTGGAAGAGCCGCCACGACGCCGGAGGGGAAGCCGCGGGCGAATGGGAGGAGGCCCCGTGA
- the xerD gene encoding site-specific tyrosine recombinase XerD has product MSTESIRREFHVARFVDHLRFERGLSELTVGAYEHDVVRLASFSRTLDRITPADVTTQDLRAFILLLKDVGLAPSSIARNVSAVRTYFGFLLAENLVVSDPSERIEPPRGWKTLPAVLSVAEIEKLLDAPDLSHALAWRDRAMLEFAYASGVRVSELIDLQVRNLAMEEEFALVFGKGGKERLVPIGRRAIGALSIYLRETRPRLEKGQGEGRVFLNARGTPLTRMGVWKILRQHVETAGIEKHVSPHTLRHSFATHLLEGGADLVAVQEMLGHADISTTQVYTHVDRRYLAEVHRSFHPRA; this is encoded by the coding sequence GTGAGCACCGAGTCCATCCGCCGCGAGTTCCACGTGGCGCGCTTCGTGGACCACCTGCGCTTCGAGCGTGGCCTTTCCGAGCTGACGGTGGGCGCCTACGAGCACGACGTGGTGCGGCTGGCGTCGTTCTCGCGCACCCTGGACCGGATCACCCCGGCCGACGTCACGACGCAGGACCTGCGCGCCTTCATCCTCCTCCTCAAGGACGTGGGGCTGGCGCCGTCCAGCATCGCCCGGAACGTCTCGGCGGTGCGGACGTACTTCGGCTTCCTCCTGGCCGAGAACCTGGTGGTCTCCGACCCCAGCGAGCGGATCGAGCCGCCGCGGGGGTGGAAGACGCTCCCGGCCGTGCTCAGCGTGGCGGAGATCGAGAAGCTGCTCGACGCGCCAGACCTCAGCCACGCGCTCGCCTGGCGGGACCGCGCGATGCTCGAGTTCGCCTACGCCAGCGGGGTGCGCGTCTCCGAGCTGATCGACCTGCAGGTGCGCAACCTGGCGATGGAGGAGGAGTTCGCGCTGGTGTTCGGCAAAGGAGGCAAGGAGCGGCTGGTCCCCATCGGGCGGCGGGCGATCGGCGCGCTCTCGATCTACCTCCGCGAGACCCGGCCGCGGCTGGAGAAGGGGCAGGGGGAGGGCCGCGTCTTCCTGAACGCCCGCGGAACGCCGCTCACCCGCATGGGGGTATGGAAGATCCTCCGCCAGCACGTGGAGACCGCGGGGATCGAGAAGCACGTTTCGCCGCACACGCTGCGGCACTCCTTCGCGACCCATCTCCTCGAAGGCGGGGCGGACCTGGTGGCGGTGCAGGAGATGCTGGGCCACGCGGACATCTCCACCACGCAGGTGTACACCCACGTGGACCGGCGCTACCTGGCCGAGGTGCACCGGAGCTTCCACCCGAGGGCGTGA